The DNA segment TTGCTGTTCTACATCTCTCGGTACGGCTATATCTACGATAAGAATGGGTTGACGCTTGCGTTTTTTCAACGCCGTTTCCACCATACCTTTACCGATAATAGGCAGCGGACTGGCTGTAGAGCTTATAACGATATCTGCTCTATATAGGTGTTCCGGTATTTCTTCGAGGCTTATCACCTGAGCATCAAACTGTTTTGCTAAACCTAGTGCGCGTTCACGGGTACGATTAGCAACAATGATATGTTTGCATCCATTATCAGAAAGGTGTTTGGCAACAAGTTCTATTGTCTCGCCAGCACCCACTAATAATACTGTCGATTCTGAAAGTGATTCAAATATGTGCTTCGCAAGTGTGCAGGCTGCATATGCAACCGAAACAGCACTCCCACCAATTTCAGTTTCTGTTCGAACTTTTTTTGCTACTGAAAATGTTTTTTGGAACAACTTCTCCATTGTACCGTCGACAGACTTAAGCTCTCTAGCGCTTGAGTAGGCTTGCTTAACTTGCCCCAAGATTTGAGGTTCACCCAATACAAGCGAGTCGAGGCCACACGAAACACGCATCAAATGCTTAATTGCCGCTTGTTCTTCATGTATATATAAGCTTGACTTAAGTTCTTCAGGTTGAATCTGATGGAACTCTGTCATCCAGTCAATCACTTGATTTTTGCTTGCTTGTTTTACATCAAAATAGATCTCTGTTCGATTACAAGTGGAGACAATAACACCACTTTTTATATTTGAATCAGCTCCAAGTTGCTTATGCGCCTCTGTCAACTTCTCAGGGGAAAAAGCAACCTTTTCTCGCAATTCAACCGACGCTGTATTGTGATTGATACCAATAACAAGCAAGGACATGGAATAAAGGATCTCGATTTTAATATACGAATTAAGGGAGGAATTTTACTTGATGGGCTTACTTAATGAAAGGGTGATAGAGAGATGTTTTTATGAGTTCGTGATTTAGATGATATAGTTACCCCTAAAGACTTACTTGATTTGCGTGATTATTGACCAATATGAAAATAATTCAAAAATACTGTATCTATTTGTCCCTAATTTTTTTCGTTTCTGCTTGTAGTACTCTCCCTGAAGAATCGGCCATTAATGTAGAATGGGAAAAACACAGTACACAACTCTCAAACATTCGTTCATTTCAGGCTACGGGCAAATTGGGTTATCGAGGTCCAAAAGATACCGTCACCTTAAATTTCTATTGGAAACACACTGAAAAAGAAAGCGAATTACGTTTGATCAACTTTCTCGGCTCTACCGTACTAACGCTCATTATGACACCGGACGGTTCCAAGGTAATCACCAGTGATGACCAAATCTACGAAAATAAAGACGCCAACTTGTTATTTGCAGAATTAACTGGTTTAGAGTTTCCGGTATCTCAATTGAAACATTGGATAAAAGGCCTACCAATTCAGGCCGACGACTATCAATTTAATGAGACTAATACATTAAAATCTTTACAAAAAAGAAGTAGAAATCGTAACTGGACTTTAGATTACACCCGCTATCAAGATCACGATGGTCTACCGCTACCAAATCAAATGACACTAAAATCCACAGACACCAAAATTAAAATCGCTGTTTCTAAATGGGTAATAAATTCATGATAACTCAGTCGACTTCTTGGCCCTCGCCTGCAAAGCTTAATCTCTTTCTTTATATCAACAATAGAAGAGAAGATGGATACCACGAGCTTCAGACACTATTCCAGTTTTTAGATTATTGCGACACCCTAACTATCCAAGCCAATTCCTCTGACAAGATTACGCTTACCCCTGAACTTGAAGGCGTACCTGTCGAGAGTAACTTAATATGGAAAGCCGCTATAGCGCTTAAGAAAAAGACTCAGGTTTCCTACGGTGTTGATATCCATTTGGAAAAAAGGTTGCCCATGGGCGGAGGTATTGGCGGCGGTTCTTCTAATGCTGCGACCGTACTTGTTGCACTAAATTTTCTCTGGCAGCTTAATTTAACCTTTGATGAGTTGGCTGATATTGGTTTACAACTTGGTGCTGATGTCCCAATTTTTGTGAAAGGCTTTTCGGCATTTGCAGAAGGAGTGGGAGAACGATTGGAAAAAGTAACCCCAGAAGAGAAGTGGTATTTGGTGGTTAAGCCCGATGTGAGCATATCAACAGCAGAAATTTTTTCTCATCCTGACTTGACCAGAAATACGCCAAAGCGAGCTATAGCTGAGTTGTTAACTGGATCACAAGTAAACGATTGCGAAAAAATTGTTCGATTACTTTATCCAGAGGTTGATAAGCAACTTTCATGGCTGTTACAATATGCGCCGTCAAGATTGACGGGTACAGGGTCATGTCTGTTTTCTGAGTTTAACAACAAACTCGATGCAGAGAGAATTCGTGCTAAACTTCCTGACGCTGTTTTAAGTTTTATCGCACAAGGGAAAAACCGTTCCCTATTGCATACAACACTCACCAGTTACAAAAAATCTTTGACTGAATAGTTAAAGGAATGAGTAACTCGTGAACACCCAACCTAATTTAAAAACTGGACGCAACCCCGAGGTTTCCACTGTGCCTGATATGAAGCTATTTGCTGGTAACGCTACACCTGAACTAGCCCAACGTATTGCTGATCGTCTCTATATTTCTCTTGGTGACGCTACTGTTGACCGTTTCTCTGATGGAGAAATAGCGGTTCAAATAAACGAGAATGTTCGTGGTAGTGACGTATTCATCATCCAATCAACCTGTGCTCCTACTAATGATAACCTAATGGAATTAGTAGTAATGATTGATGCAATGCGCCGTGCTTCCG comes from the Vibrio sp. DW001 genome and includes:
- the ispE gene encoding 4-(cytidine 5'-diphospho)-2-C-methyl-D-erythritol kinase; this translates as MGNKFMITQSTSWPSPAKLNLFLYINNRREDGYHELQTLFQFLDYCDTLTIQANSSDKITLTPELEGVPVESNLIWKAAIALKKKTQVSYGVDIHLEKRLPMGGGIGGGSSNAATVLVALNFLWQLNLTFDELADIGLQLGADVPIFVKGFSAFAEGVGERLEKVTPEEKWYLVVKPDVSISTAEIFSHPDLTRNTPKRAIAELLTGSQVNDCEKIVRLLYPEVDKQLSWLLQYAPSRLTGTGSCLFSEFNNKLDAERIRAKLPDAVLSFIAQGKNRSLLHTTLTSYKKSLTE
- the lolB gene encoding lipoprotein insertase outer membrane protein LolB, translated to MKIIQKYCIYLSLIFFVSACSTLPEESAINVEWEKHSTQLSNIRSFQATGKLGYRGPKDTVTLNFYWKHTEKESELRLINFLGSTVLTLIMTPDGSKVITSDDQIYENKDANLLFAELTGLEFPVSQLKHWIKGLPIQADDYQFNETNTLKSLQKRSRNRNWTLDYTRYQDHDGLPLPNQMTLKSTDTKIKIAVSKWVINS
- the hemA gene encoding glutamyl-tRNA reductase, with protein sequence MSLLVIGINHNTASVELREKVAFSPEKLTEAHKQLGADSNIKSGVIVSTCNRTEIYFDVKQASKNQVIDWMTEFHQIQPEELKSSLYIHEEQAAIKHLMRVSCGLDSLVLGEPQILGQVKQAYSSARELKSVDGTMEKLFQKTFSVAKKVRTETEIGGSAVSVAYAACTLAKHIFESLSESTVLLVGAGETIELVAKHLSDNGCKHIIVANRTRERALGLAKQFDAQVISLEEIPEHLYRADIVISSTASPLPIIGKGMVETALKKRKRQPILIVDIAVPRDVEQQVGDLDDIYLYTVDDLQSIVQQNMEQRKVEAIQAEAIVSEESAAFMTWLRSLHAVDSIREFRTSANAIREELIAKSLQALESGGDPEKVLLELSNKLTNRLIHAPTRALQSAAEQGDPDKLSVIRQSIGLDDLQQN